The following proteins come from a genomic window of Alicyclobacillus dauci:
- a CDS encoding HlyD family secretion protein, whose amino-acid sequence MLLIQIIVILVVVIAGLFGYYYYNQSTLYLKTDNAQVTGQQTVIASPAAGKLTNWNGTVGTTFNSGDTVGNVQVPGAKGNTTVAIPDPTNSTIVQNMAVNNEFVAAGTPLAYAYDMNNLWVTANIKETQISDVKVGQSVDVYVDAYPGTTFNGTVQQIGLATASTFSLLPTGSSDANFTKVTQVVPVKITLQGGTGRLEPGMSVTVRIHK is encoded by the coding sequence ATGTTGTTGATCCAAATCATCGTGATTTTGGTTGTCGTGATCGCTGGCCTATTTGGTTATTACTATTACAATCAATCTACTTTGTACCTCAAGACCGATAATGCACAAGTAACGGGGCAGCAAACAGTCATCGCATCGCCGGCAGCAGGTAAGTTGACGAACTGGAACGGGACAGTCGGTACCACGTTTAACAGTGGCGATACAGTTGGTAATGTACAAGTTCCTGGTGCGAAGGGAAACACAACAGTTGCCATTCCTGATCCAACCAACTCGACGATTGTACAAAACATGGCGGTCAACAACGAATTCGTGGCAGCAGGGACACCCCTTGCCTACGCTTACGATATGAACAATCTGTGGGTGACCGCAAACATTAAAGAAACACAAATCAGCGACGTCAAGGTTGGCCAATCTGTTGATGTGTATGTAGATGCTTATCCAGGTACGACCTTTAATGGAACAGTTCAGCAAATCGGTCTGGCAACGGCATCGACGTTCTCTCTCCTGCCGACAGGAAGCAGTGACGCAAACTTTACAAAGGTAACGCAAGTCGTCCCTGTGAAAATTACACTTCAAGGCGGCACCGGGCGTTTGGAACCAGGCATGAGCGTAACCGTTCGCATTCATAAATAA
- a CDS encoding DHA2 family efflux MFS transporter permease subunit has translation MNKAARGAGTGGPTPGSATVHKAPILISLVLGAFAAILNQTLLNVAIPKLMTDFNVSADTIQWLTTGYMLTNGIVIPLTAFLMGTFTTRQLFLGSMACFGIGSVFCAAAPDFTVMMIGRVIQAAGAGIMMPLMMTVIMNLYPPETRGRAMGTIGIAMFFAPAVGPTLSGWIIQNYSWRVLFYIVIPVAAIDLIVAGIFLKNVTERTFPKFEVVSFLTSTLGLGALLYGFSEAGSKGWGSAEVRISIIVGIIFIVLFVIRELTSSHPLLNLRVFKFGGYSLAAAVSCVINMAMFGGALLTPMYIQNIRGYTALHSGLLLLPGAIVMGIMSPISGALLDKFGVRPLAIIGLVITVITTWDLGHLTMSTPLGHIAWIYTFRMFGMSFLMMPIMTSGLNHLPRQFNAHGTAAANTVRMVAGSLGTSLLITVMTNRTTTHYNQYVNTVTSTNPQIYEKVQQLTQGIAAHTGQSIQAASGLVRYVLYGKAEQLASVQGVNDAFLVATAISVIALVMSLFLTRAKKATPKDEPRTREPKLALPAPAEPQQ, from the coding sequence ATGAATAAAGCAGCCAGAGGTGCGGGGACAGGCGGCCCCACTCCGGGCTCGGCGACCGTTCATAAGGCACCAATTCTGATCTCGCTCGTTCTCGGGGCTTTCGCCGCCATCCTGAACCAGACGCTTTTGAACGTTGCAATTCCTAAGCTGATGACGGATTTTAATGTCTCGGCGGACACCATTCAGTGGTTGACGACTGGCTATATGCTGACAAACGGGATCGTTATCCCACTGACTGCATTCTTAATGGGTACATTTACAACCAGGCAGTTGTTTCTTGGTTCAATGGCCTGTTTCGGTATCGGTTCCGTATTCTGTGCGGCAGCACCTGATTTTACAGTCATGATGATTGGCCGTGTCATCCAAGCGGCTGGTGCGGGCATTATGATGCCGTTGATGATGACGGTCATTATGAACTTGTATCCGCCGGAGACGCGCGGTCGGGCCATGGGAACCATCGGTATCGCCATGTTTTTCGCACCAGCAGTGGGACCGACTCTGTCGGGTTGGATCATTCAAAACTATTCATGGCGTGTACTGTTCTACATCGTCATCCCGGTTGCCGCAATCGACTTGATTGTTGCCGGCATTTTCCTGAAAAACGTAACGGAACGGACATTCCCGAAATTTGAAGTGGTCAGCTTCTTAACCTCGACTTTAGGCCTTGGCGCGCTTCTTTATGGGTTTAGCGAGGCGGGTAGCAAAGGTTGGGGCAGTGCCGAAGTACGAATCAGCATTATCGTCGGGATCATCTTCATTGTGCTGTTCGTCATCCGGGAGTTGACCTCCAGCCATCCGCTCTTGAACTTGAGAGTATTCAAGTTCGGCGGCTATTCGCTAGCGGCAGCTGTGAGTTGTGTCATCAACATGGCGATGTTCGGCGGTGCATTGCTGACACCGATGTATATCCAGAACATACGTGGCTATACAGCGCTGCACTCGGGACTGTTGTTGCTCCCTGGGGCCATTGTGATGGGCATCATGTCGCCAATATCCGGAGCCTTGTTGGATAAGTTCGGGGTACGTCCATTGGCTATCATCGGCCTAGTCATTACCGTCATCACGACGTGGGATTTGGGACACCTTACCATGAGCACGCCACTTGGCCATATCGCGTGGATCTACACGTTCCGGATGTTTGGGATGAGTTTCTTGATGATGCCGATTATGACCAGCGGCCTCAATCACTTGCCACGGCAATTTAATGCCCATGGTACGGCGGCCGCGAACACAGTTCGAATGGTTGCTGGCTCGCTTGGAACATCGCTGCTCATCACTGTCATGACGAACCGGACAACGACGCATTATAATCAATATGTAAACACTGTAACGTCGACCAACCCGCAGATTTACGAAAAGGTGCAGCAATTGACTCAAGGGATCGCTGCTCACACCGGTCAGTCCATTCAAGCGGCTTCAGGACTGGTTCGTTACGTTCTGTACGGCAAAGCCGAGCAGCTAGCGAGTGTCCAGGGCGTGAATGATGCATTTTTGGTTGCCACGGCAATCAGCGTCATAGCCTTGGTTATGTCACTCTTCCTAACTAGGGCAAAAAAGGCAACACCGAAGGACGAACCGCGAACACGCGAACCGAAATTAGCTTTACCGGCTCCCGCAGAGCCTCAACAATAA
- a CDS encoding NAD(P)H-dependent oxidoreductase: MAMNIYVVYDSEAGHTEVLARAVAEGARQVDGAKVVLRHVSEANVRDLVDMDAIIWGCPGHFGTISAGLKAWIDKLGYMWAQGELVGKVGAAFCTTATVHGGIEMTLWNLLTPMLHNGMIIVGLPGNVKENVLYGSYYGVGITCPVELSADAPMNMPKESDLALGRALGQRVAEVTRKFVS; encoded by the coding sequence GTGGCCATGAATATATACGTCGTCTACGATAGCGAAGCGGGGCATACGGAAGTGCTGGCCCGTGCAGTGGCAGAAGGTGCCCGTCAAGTTGACGGGGCAAAAGTTGTGTTGCGTCACGTATCTGAGGCGAACGTGCGCGACCTGGTAGACATGGATGCAATTATTTGGGGCTGCCCCGGTCATTTTGGCACCATCAGTGCTGGGCTCAAGGCCTGGATCGACAAACTGGGGTACATGTGGGCCCAGGGAGAACTGGTTGGCAAAGTGGGCGCAGCGTTCTGTACGACCGCGACGGTTCACGGCGGGATCGAAATGACGTTGTGGAACTTACTTACGCCCATGCTCCACAATGGCATGATCATCGTTGGTTTACCAGGCAACGTGAAGGAAAACGTTCTGTATGGCTCTTACTATGGCGTCGGGATCACCTGCCCAGTAGAACTATCCGCGGACGCACCGATGAATATGCCGAAGGAATCCGATCTCGCTTTAGGCCGCGCCCTAGGGCAACGAGTTGCCGAAGTCACCAGAAAGTTTGTATCCTAA
- a CDS encoding polysaccharide deacetylase family protein — protein MRNKKSQISEFQHGPERLEERPPHTQHRDWQSLYPTEIIVNGPRNRKAVSLTFDDGPDDVWTPRILSVLAQYSVKATFNCVGQRVHQNPQMLGRIANEGHILGNHSWDHPNFTKIPVSEIRSQIERTSEEIQRVVGVRPRYFRPPYGAMNQEVIEEVIKLGYKILYWDVDSLDWAGLSGPQAAANVLAHTRPGSIILMHFAGGRDQSLQDTVDALPYIILTLREEGYKFQTVPQLIHEPAYSALE, from the coding sequence ATGCGTAATAAGAAATCACAAATCTCGGAGTTTCAGCACGGACCGGAGCGGCTTGAAGAACGTCCACCCCATACGCAGCATAGAGACTGGCAAAGCTTATATCCGACCGAGATCATTGTGAACGGCCCAAGAAACCGTAAGGCGGTCTCTCTAACGTTTGATGACGGTCCAGACGATGTTTGGACGCCACGAATTTTATCTGTGCTTGCGCAATATAGTGTGAAAGCGACGTTTAACTGTGTTGGGCAACGGGTGCACCAAAATCCACAAATGCTTGGGCGTATTGCAAATGAAGGACATATCCTTGGCAATCATAGCTGGGACCATCCGAACTTCACAAAAATTCCGGTGTCAGAAATAAGAAGCCAAATTGAGCGCACTTCTGAAGAAATTCAGCGTGTTGTTGGGGTACGTCCTCGATACTTCCGTCCCCCTTATGGTGCGATGAATCAAGAGGTAATTGAAGAGGTCATCAAGCTCGGATATAAAATCCTCTACTGGGATGTCGACAGCCTGGACTGGGCGGGATTGAGCGGGCCACAAGCCGCTGCAAATGTACTTGCACATACAAGACCGGGTTCCATTATTTTGATGCATTTCGCAGGCGGACGCGACCAGAGCTTACAAGACACGGTTGACGCGTTGCCGTATATCATCCTTACGCTGCGGGAAGAAGGATACAAGTTTCAAACGGTTCCACAATTGATTCACGAGCCAGCGTACTCTGCCCTTGAATGA
- a CDS encoding transglutaminase-like domain-containing protein: MKRSIVTFLSATALISGLCAGQFAPTAQAATHFQLLKKQIDVNGTTLSRPYGLVYQNTSYMPIWYVMQLLNSFNVTNQWNGHEWDLTLPSSVSVSPHLLTSGTSGATVKLNGVVVERVQSVVTTDPASGKATTFMPIWYIMQLLDAFNVTSTWDGTDWAVDTSQARLTADPNQSSQSASTPGPAPAPAPTVDNASVFFDRASDSLYISAQTGNPVTTQQSNASMDDIRPGQPIYLFTWQQNNGLDPAHINWLVNNSNATVEADTNHRFTIDTGDGNPQPVGAATFVASQPGVYTIQSETATGTYSVPMVVVVGESSLPVASPSLPVGSSGIRPLSAMSGAKPKATVTNSQGTTFSVYPPTSDGWIPISGHSSAGLHEVEVTFGANPDMPVWSYAIPVNSQGNFAADVRSPESGKNVQLTLFTQYTKDMTNWGNGQDAVDNPQTVNVFIPATATPPSQAEMDLFASAKMNFNVDPVLGQVAKTLDLAAGSTDAAIEAINNYVADAVVYDQSELQPTGYRFQNALQTWQTKLGICEDYAEVEASMLKAIGIRAETIQGRVTDSGTGTTDPANQNGDNHEWVKAWDGSKWVLADPTWSTADETTTDWLTNQFFTNTQNFQSTHQADSQATGTPA; the protein is encoded by the coding sequence ATGAAGCGCAGTATAGTAACATTCCTATCCGCTACAGCCCTGATATCCGGGCTCTGCGCGGGTCAGTTCGCGCCAACCGCGCAGGCTGCAACACACTTTCAACTACTCAAGAAACAAATTGACGTGAATGGGACAACCCTGTCTCGACCATACGGTCTTGTCTATCAAAATACATCATATATGCCGATTTGGTATGTTATGCAGCTCCTCAATTCGTTCAACGTAACCAACCAGTGGAATGGTCACGAGTGGGATTTGACTCTGCCAAGTTCCGTGTCCGTCAGCCCACACCTGCTGACGTCGGGTACTAGCGGAGCGACAGTTAAATTGAACGGCGTTGTCGTTGAGCGTGTTCAGTCTGTCGTCACGACCGATCCCGCCTCCGGCAAAGCAACCACCTTCATGCCGATTTGGTACATCATGCAGCTGCTCGATGCTTTCAATGTCACCAGCACTTGGGACGGTACAGATTGGGCCGTGGACACGAGTCAGGCAAGGTTAACGGCAGACCCCAACCAATCTTCACAATCCGCCAGCACGCCAGGGCCCGCACCCGCTCCGGCACCAACGGTTGACAATGCATCTGTCTTTTTTGATCGCGCTTCGGACAGTCTGTACATATCTGCCCAGACAGGCAATCCAGTGACCACGCAGCAGTCGAATGCGTCCATGGACGACATTCGCCCGGGCCAACCCATCTATCTGTTCACATGGCAGCAGAATAACGGCCTCGATCCGGCGCACATCAACTGGCTCGTGAACAACTCGAATGCCACTGTTGAAGCCGACACGAATCACCGTTTCACCATCGACACTGGCGACGGGAACCCGCAACCAGTTGGTGCGGCTACGTTCGTCGCAAGCCAACCGGGCGTCTACACCATTCAGTCAGAGACAGCCACAGGAACGTACTCCGTGCCCATGGTTGTTGTCGTGGGTGAAAGCTCATTGCCTGTTGCAAGTCCATCACTCCCTGTGGGCTCATCGGGGATTCGACCGTTGTCTGCCATGAGTGGTGCGAAACCGAAAGCCACTGTGACAAACAGCCAAGGCACAACGTTCTCCGTTTATCCGCCCACAAGCGACGGATGGATTCCTATCTCTGGGCATTCGTCTGCTGGACTTCACGAGGTGGAAGTAACGTTTGGGGCAAACCCGGACATGCCCGTATGGTCGTACGCGATCCCGGTGAACAGCCAAGGCAATTTCGCAGCTGACGTTCGGTCTCCGGAGTCTGGCAAGAACGTTCAACTCACGCTGTTCACGCAGTATACGAAGGACATGACCAACTGGGGTAACGGACAGGACGCGGTAGATAACCCGCAAACTGTAAACGTATTTATACCGGCGACGGCAACGCCTCCCAGCCAAGCGGAAATGGACCTGTTCGCTTCCGCCAAAATGAATTTCAACGTCGATCCGGTGCTCGGCCAAGTGGCAAAGACACTCGATCTCGCTGCAGGCAGTACGGATGCAGCCATCGAGGCCATCAACAATTATGTCGCTGACGCCGTCGTGTACGATCAGTCTGAATTGCAACCAACAGGCTACCGCTTCCAAAACGCTCTACAGACTTGGCAGACGAAGCTCGGGATTTGTGAAGACTACGCGGAGGTCGAAGCATCGATGTTGAAAGCAATCGGGATCCGAGCGGAGACCATTCAGGGCCGGGTCACTGACTCCGGTACGGGTACGACGGATCCAGCGAACCAAAACGGCGACAACCACGAGTGGGTCAAGGCGTGGGACGGATCGAAATGGGTGTTGGCTGATCCGACTTGGTCAACAGCCGATGAGACGACAACAGACTGGTTGACAAACCAGTTCTTCACGAATACCCAGAACTTCCAGTCCACGCACCAAGCCGACTCGCAAGCTACGGGTACACCGGCTTAA
- a CDS encoding glutathione peroxidase codes for MTVYDFHAATSTGEVQSLQAYKGQVLLIVNTASRCGFTPQYAGLQQLQTTYASRGFSVLGFPCNQFAGQEPGSSEEIQTFCRDRYGVTFPVFAKVKVNGHDAHPLYRFLKKECPGFAGSEMIKWNFTKFLVSPQGRVVKRYPPTVSPKDIVPDIETLLGTSN; via the coding sequence GTGACTGTCTATGACTTTCATGCAGCGACGAGCACCGGTGAGGTGCAGTCGTTACAGGCATACAAGGGGCAAGTTTTACTGATTGTCAACACGGCTAGCCGCTGCGGGTTTACACCGCAGTACGCTGGCCTTCAACAGTTGCAGACCACATATGCAAGTCGAGGGTTTTCTGTACTCGGTTTCCCCTGTAACCAATTCGCTGGTCAGGAGCCCGGTTCGAGCGAAGAAATTCAGACGTTCTGTCGTGATCGGTATGGTGTCACGTTTCCTGTCTTCGCTAAAGTGAAGGTGAACGGCCACGACGCGCATCCGCTCTATCGGTTCCTCAAAAAAGAGTGTCCCGGCTTCGCGGGTTCCGAGATGATCAAGTGGAATTTCACGAAATTCTTGGTAAGTCCACAAGGTCGCGTCGTCAAGCGATATCCCCCAACGGTGTCACCCAAGGACATAGTCCCGGACATCGAAACGCTGCTTGGCACGTCTAACTGA
- a CDS encoding S41 family peptidase, whose translation MSNDLQQQIQPHMSEITHAKGLVFDLRNNSGGNSAPGSWFASHLYDKPTSVLQFRLYSGNNQFGAWEKDLLAPIQPRIVAPTAVLINGENASSAEMFIAHLEAAPNVRTFGTRSMGADGHPQLYPVISGVQVQISSWQERVLKTGQPIEQVGIAPQQPVEENMPDFCKYLALPEQGRDLSSEDDVLQAGIQWILSEERKNP comes from the coding sequence ATGTCCAACGATCTACAGCAGCAGATTCAGCCGCATATGAGTGAAATAACGCACGCAAAGGGGCTCGTGTTCGACTTAAGGAATAATTCTGGAGGAAATAGTGCACCGGGCAGTTGGTTTGCAAGCCACCTGTATGATAAACCAACGTCTGTTCTACAATTTAGGTTGTACTCCGGAAACAATCAGTTTGGTGCCTGGGAGAAGGATTTGTTGGCGCCCATTCAACCAAGAATCGTTGCACCGACTGCGGTGCTGATAAACGGAGAGAACGCTTCTTCAGCAGAGATGTTCATCGCGCATCTAGAAGCCGCCCCCAACGTTCGCACATTTGGTACCCGTTCCATGGGAGCAGATGGACACCCCCAATTGTATCCAGTGATCTCTGGTGTGCAGGTTCAGATCTCGAGTTGGCAAGAGCGCGTACTTAAGACCGGGCAGCCAATTGAGCAGGTCGGTATTGCACCCCAACAGCCAGTTGAGGAGAATATGCCAGATTTTTGTAAATATTTAGCCTTGCCTGAACAGGGGAGAGACCTTTCGTCCGAGGACGATGTCCTTCAGGCCGGTATTCAGTGGATTTTGTCGGAGGAACGAAAAAATCCCTGA
- a CDS encoding precorrin-2 dehydrogenase/sirohydrochlorin ferrochelatase family protein yields the protein MYFAAFLNLQNKTCLVVGGGKVAERRIGKLVRAGAKVTVVSPDLTATLAEWAEQGVIVHRDRQYQAADLAGAQLVFAATNVREVNDRVTDDAKRQGVWVNVADNPDACDFIVPSVVEQPSVHIAISTLGASPSTTKALREALEADLADGGRRFYEQLEHLRGKGLGAGNE from the coding sequence ATGTATTTTGCGGCTTTCCTGAATCTCCAAAATAAAACCTGTCTCGTCGTGGGGGGTGGCAAAGTTGCCGAGCGAAGAATCGGCAAACTCGTCCGAGCCGGTGCCAAAGTGACGGTTGTGAGTCCGGATTTAACAGCGACTTTAGCGGAATGGGCTGAACAGGGTGTGATTGTCCACCGTGATCGGCAATATCAGGCTGCCGATCTCGCCGGTGCACAGCTCGTCTTTGCGGCAACCAATGTGCGTGAGGTGAATGATCGCGTGACGGACGACGCAAAACGTCAAGGAGTGTGGGTGAACGTAGCCGACAATCCCGACGCCTGCGATTTCATTGTTCCGTCCGTCGTCGAGCAACCATCCGTTCACATTGCCATCTCCACGCTGGGTGCGTCACCTTCCACGACGAAAGCGCTACGCGAAGCATTGGAAGCCGACCTCGCAGACGGAGGGCGGCGATTCTACGAACAGTTGGAGCATCTAAGGGGCAAAGGTTTGGGAGCGGGGAACGAATGA
- a CDS encoding phosphoadenylyl-sulfate reductase yields the protein MDNNLVLTAQEIEELAERFEAASPQEIIEEALRRIPNLTFACSFGAEDVVLLDMLMKIDRTANVFYLDTNVLFQETYDLRDRAVEKYGIPNLRQVLPLLTLEEQAAKHGDALWKRDPNQCCSIRKVQPLQQVLSEYDGWITGIRRDQAPTRANTRVFEVDSKFGLVKVNPLVRWTEGQVWKYIKENEVPYNPLHDQNYPSIGCLHCTKPVKPGEDPRSGRWAGFDKTECGLHPTA from the coding sequence TTGGACAATAATCTCGTACTGACCGCTCAGGAAATCGAAGAGTTGGCAGAACGCTTTGAAGCAGCGTCGCCACAGGAAATCATAGAGGAAGCGCTAAGGCGTATACCCAACCTCACTTTTGCGTGCAGTTTTGGTGCGGAAGACGTTGTTCTGCTGGATATGTTGATGAAGATCGACCGGACGGCGAATGTTTTCTATTTGGACACAAATGTCTTGTTTCAAGAGACATACGACTTACGGGACAGAGCGGTTGAGAAATATGGCATCCCGAACTTGCGCCAAGTCCTGCCTCTGCTCACCCTTGAAGAACAAGCGGCGAAACACGGGGATGCGTTGTGGAAAAGAGACCCGAATCAGTGCTGCAGCATCCGCAAGGTGCAACCGTTACAACAGGTGTTGTCGGAATACGATGGCTGGATCACGGGCATCCGTCGCGATCAAGCACCAACCCGCGCCAATACTCGCGTGTTTGAAGTCGATTCAAAGTTTGGGCTCGTCAAAGTTAACCCGCTTGTTCGCTGGACGGAGGGTCAGGTGTGGAAGTACATCAAGGAGAATGAGGTTCCGTACAACCCGCTTCATGACCAAAACTATCCAAGTATTGGCTGCCTGCATTGCACCAAGCCCGTGAAGCCAGGTGAAGACCCACGGAGTGGACGTTGGGCAGGTTTTGACAAGACGGAATGTGGTTTGCATCCAACTGCTTGA
- a CDS encoding NADPH-dependent assimilatory sulfite reductase hemoprotein subunit: MGQEGKLSKIEIIKRNSNYLRGTIVEALQDGTSHFSEENIQVLKFHGTYQQDDRDLRRQLTKEGKERAYSMMIRARIPGGVLSADQYLQFDKLADDYGNGTMRITTRQTFQLHGILKANLKETIKGINEVLITTLGGCGDQVRNTVSCAAPHEGPFYDAVRQDLLKLVDATSAKTNAYHEIWLDGEKLDLSDGTSPEDPLYGEAYLPRKFKIAFTYEGDNCCDVYSNDIAIIAHRDGDEVEGYTLAIGGGMGRTASDKHTHPFLAQAFCFVKPDELIETCRTVISIQRDFGNRENRKFARMKYLVQERGIEWFRTEAEARLGHALALPREIEWKSAHDHLGRMSGANGQVHLGFFIENGRIHDTESMKLKSVLRDIMTTYQPGVRMTTQQNLILTGLTEEMASEIEGKLRDAGVKLVEEQTPVLVHSMACPSMPTCGLGIAESERALPAIVRKFESALAELGLRDEPISIRMTGCANGCARPYIAEIGFVGRVIGKYDLFLGASAEGTRTNQLFREMVPAEELVSTVYPILKAFREERLPAETFGDYCNRVGIEALQERFVPVS; this comes from the coding sequence ATGGGGCAGGAAGGTAAGCTCTCGAAGATCGAAATCATCAAACGCAACAGCAATTATCTTCGTGGGACGATTGTCGAAGCGCTTCAAGATGGTACCAGTCACTTTTCGGAAGAGAATATCCAAGTTCTGAAGTTCCATGGGACGTATCAGCAAGATGATAGGGACCTTCGTCGTCAATTGACGAAGGAAGGCAAGGAACGAGCCTACTCGATGATGATTCGAGCTCGGATCCCCGGCGGCGTCTTGAGTGCCGACCAATATCTCCAGTTTGACAAGTTGGCGGACGATTACGGAAACGGCACGATGCGGATCACGACACGCCAGACGTTCCAACTCCACGGGATTCTCAAAGCGAATCTAAAGGAAACCATCAAAGGGATCAACGAAGTTCTCATCACTACCCTCGGTGGCTGCGGGGACCAGGTGCGCAACACGGTATCCTGTGCTGCACCACACGAAGGTCCGTTCTATGACGCTGTTCGCCAAGACTTGCTGAAGTTGGTCGATGCGACGTCGGCGAAGACGAACGCGTACCACGAAATATGGCTTGACGGCGAAAAGTTGGATCTGTCGGACGGAACAAGTCCTGAAGATCCCCTTTACGGTGAAGCGTATCTCCCGCGCAAATTTAAAATTGCCTTTACGTATGAGGGGGATAATTGCTGCGACGTATATTCGAACGACATCGCCATTATCGCGCATCGTGACGGCGACGAGGTCGAGGGCTACACGCTGGCTATTGGCGGTGGAATGGGGCGCACGGCAAGTGATAAGCACACGCACCCTTTCTTGGCCCAGGCGTTTTGCTTCGTCAAACCGGATGAGCTCATTGAAACATGCCGTACCGTCATTTCCATTCAACGGGACTTCGGTAACCGTGAAAATCGGAAATTCGCACGAATGAAGTATCTCGTTCAGGAGCGTGGGATCGAATGGTTCCGTACGGAAGCAGAGGCCCGACTCGGTCATGCTCTCGCGTTGCCACGGGAGATCGAGTGGAAGTCCGCGCATGACCACTTGGGACGGATGAGCGGCGCGAACGGTCAAGTTCACCTCGGCTTCTTCATCGAAAACGGCCGGATTCACGATACGGAGAGCATGAAGCTCAAATCCGTACTCCGAGACATCATGACAACATATCAACCTGGCGTTCGGATGACGACCCAGCAGAACCTCATTTTGACCGGGTTGACTGAGGAGATGGCAAGCGAGATCGAAGGCAAACTTCGAGACGCTGGCGTGAAATTGGTTGAGGAACAAACCCCAGTGCTCGTGCACTCCATGGCGTGTCCATCCATGCCCACTTGTGGACTCGGTATCGCTGAGTCTGAACGTGCGTTGCCGGCCATTGTGAGGAAGTTTGAGAGTGCGTTGGCTGAGTTGGGACTGCGCGACGAGCCGATTTCCATCCGTATGACCGGGTGCGCAAATGGTTGTGCGCGTCCGTATATTGCCGAGATCGGCTTTGTTGGGCGTGTCATCGGTAAGTACGATTTGTTCTTGGGTGCCAGCGCTGAGGGAACCAGGACGAACCAACTATTTCGTGAAATGGTTCCCGCAGAGGAACTGGTCAGTACAGTGTATCCCATTTTGAAAGCGTTCCGCGAAGAACGCCTTCCGGCCGAAACGTTTGGCGACTATTGCAACCGCGTGGGGATTGAGGCCTTGCAGGAGCGATTTGTACCTGTTTCGTGA